Part of the Deltaproteobacteria bacterium genome, TGCGTATCCGGCATTCGACGGGCGAAGGAGCGCGGCTTTTCGGTCTCTGTGATCACCACCGTAACGGGCGACACCATAGACGATCTCGCACTCATGCCGCCCCTCCTGGCGGGTCTTGGGGTGAACCGCTTTTTCATCCAGGTGATAGGCTTGCGGGGCAGGGGGACCACGGCTGTCCAGGCCCGGCGGGACCGCTGGAAGGCGGTGGTCCCCAAGGTCGCCCAAAACGCCGCTTCATTGGGTTTGACCGTGATACATCCCAAGGTTTATCTTGATTCTGATGAGCCCTTCGCCTGCGCCGGGCGCGAGGCTGAAAACTACTTCGTGTTCCCCAACGGAAGGGTCTATCGCTGCCCCCTGTGCGAGGATTTCCCCCTTCACGCCTACAGCATCAGAAGCGGGCGGCTTAGAAAGCGCCCCGGCATCACCGAGGACAGGTTTTTTTCCCTCGATATCCCCGAAGGCTGCGTGATCAACCGCCTGATTCAGCCCGGCAACACGGCCTGCGACGAAAAGGGTGGGCCGCTTTTCAAGGTGGCGTGTTGTATGCTGAAAGAAGAAACAACTCCCGACTGAGGACAAAA contains:
- a CDS encoding radical SAM protein, with product MKRTVAFEKNARNIFFHVLTNCNLSCRHCYINPAQHGKGMVSLATAKKWMAELSGKTGESNLILLGGEPTLHPDLPEIARAAKEMGYASVTVDTNGFLFHDFLDRVTPSDAEVISFSIDGPTAAKNDLLRGPGSFEACVSGIRRAKERGFSVSVITTVTGDTIDDLALMPPLLAGLGVNRFFIQVIGLRGRGTTAVQARRDRWKAVVPKVAQNAASLGLTVIHPKVYLDSDEPFACAGREAENYFVFPNGRVYRCPLCEDFPLHAYSIRSGRLRKRPGITEDRFFSLDIPEGCVINRLIQPGNTACDEKGGPLFKVACCMLKEETTPD